The genomic interval AAGGATATAAATATTGTTAATTATCTTACAAAATTGTGATATTTATAACAAATGTATTATTTTGTTAACTTATATATGCTAGAAACATTGTAAGTCATATCTGCAATAACTTTATCGTTTGCCTTTCTATATCTCTTTTTATTTCCTTCTTGATCTTTTTTAGCCAACCTTTATACAAACCCTTTCTTCCATAGAGTGCACCTGCTAACATTCCAGCTAGTGCTCCATTAGTGTCACAATCACCGCCTTTATTGACGATTGGCAGTAGAATATCGTAAAATGTATTGTTA from Deferribacterota bacterium carries:
- a CDS encoding ADP-ribosylglycohydrolase family protein, producing NNTFYDILLPIVNKGGDCDTNGALAGMLAGALYGRKGLYKGWLKKIKKEIKRDIERQTIKLLQI